The window TGGCACATTGTGTTGTTGACAACACTTCAGAATAAGGAGGTTCAGAGAGAGGGGAAACCATAAATAAAGGATCCACCCTATGGGAGAATTCAAAACCCCAGTAGTATTTGCTTAGGTCCTGTTTCAGTGGAGATGTAGAATATAAGGAATGGCACAAAAAGACAAGCAGTGGTCTCCCATTTACCAGTTGGGGATAGAGAAGTGAAAGTGCAACAGAACATAAATTTATGGAAGGAAGTTCTTTCATTTTGTGTGACTATATAGTGAAGCCAAGAGCTTTGGAAGATTCAGAAAGGATTAGAGATTTATACTGAGGATGAGGACATCCACAGTCACTTTAGATTAAAAGATCCTGGAATATAAGCCATCATGTTCCAGGACATTAGACAACCTATAAAACAACAGGGTTTACAAAGAAATTCCCTATGAGCAGCATACTGTGTTTGTCCACTCTGAATTATTTGGTTTCTTCCTCTGGAACATCTAGTACTGGGAACTCAAACTGTTATACCAAACTCATAATTCTTATGCTGCTGGATTTAGGAAAAAGTGTATAAACCAAGCATTTCTCCTTCCTGCCCAATGTGTGTTTTGCCACCCAGGAAAGGACAGGTGATGAGACTGACAGATCCTTCAATGACTTCACTGAGACCTAGGGTTGCTGGCATGTTGTTTGCACACTCTTTTACCTTTATTCTTTCAATTGTCTGATATTTCCTTCTAAAGCAGCCTCAGTGCTCTCAGAATATGTGACCACATCCTGCTCCCTTTGTTCCTGCccatcacagagctggcagagccaCAGATGGTGTGGTGGCCAAAACCCACCTGTAGTGTCAGGGACACACCAGGTGACCTTGGCTGCAGGCTGGCACCCTGTTCTGCTGCCAAGGGTGACAAAGGGCTGGAgagttccaaaacctgccacaGAAGGAGCTTGCTGGCAGGAAACCAGCGTCCCAACTGATGCAGGCACAACCTCTGAGCAGCCAAGTTCTCAGCATATATTacatacatatatgtgtgtgtgtatgtatatatgcacGTATATATATGTAGTTATTATGTATATGTTTATATCAAGGTTCTCAAGCATATATTCTCGTCCTTAGATCATGTGCAAAAGGTTGGATAAACACAGGGCTAGAGTGCATTTCATATACAGGAGATGTGGATCAAGGCTCTTGGATCAAGTCCTGTCCCTTGGTTGGTGCTGTGTGTCACTGCATGTCATTGTATCTGAACAACTTGGACTGCAGTGGGCACCAGCCATCCCACTTGTAACTGTTCTTACCAGAATTTTCTCAGGGCTCTCTGGAATCCATCAATGTTACTAGGACGTAAACTGTGCTGAAGTAATAAAGAAGAAGCTAAGAAGCTGAATTCCAAGACCACAAGAAAGAGATAGCAGAGAGCTGTGAGCCACCTGGGCTGTAACCAGTCACACATTCTGAGAGGTACACACAGAACTCATGGACAAGCAAGGGCACCAGCAGGAGAGCTGTGATCAGTGTGTGCAGAGAGTTAGAATCTATAAATAAATGCATCATGTAAACAATAAATGGCTTCTGCTTAATCATAGTGGTCAGTTGTCCAGGAGTCCCGAGTTCCCCATGTGTCCCTGGGTGCTGTGTCTgaccctgctgtgtcccctcagcTGCAGATCTGGGACTGGCAGGCCAGGAGCTGTtcagggtgtccctgtgtgtccctgtgtgtgcctgtgtgctgctctgaCCCCGCTGTGTCCCCTCAGCTGCAGATCTGGGACACGGCGGGCCAGGAGCGGTTCAGGACCATCACGCAGAGTTACTACCGCAGCGCCAACGGGGCCATCCTGGCCTACGACATCAGCAAGAGGGGCTCCTTCCTGTCCATCCCTCGCTGGATCGAGGATGTCAGGAAGTATGCTGGCTCCAACATCGTGCAGTTACTGATTGGTGAGTTGGGAATGCCAGTGCTCATGTAATGTGGCCTCAGGTTTAGGTTTTGCTTGGAGTTAAGGTGTGTGCAACAGACCCGACTGGAAATTTTACCAAAAGAGCAGATTCACTGGAGCAGAGATGTTTTGTTCTGGTTGACTTCTGTTAAGGAGTAGACAGCTTTGAAtcctttgcatctcatttaATGGAGAACTGGGATGCTCAGGATTTCCCAGTTCtgaagcacagctgctgtggagtccccttcccttcccttcccttcccttcccttcccttcccttcccttcccttcccttcccttcccttcccttcccttcccttcccttcccttcccggtGCCCAGGGAAGTTCCATCACCGCAAGCTGATGTGTTTTGGTGACTTGGAACACACACCCACTTGAGCAGACAGGGGATTTTGGAAGGACTTTGGGGCAATCAGAGTTTGTCAGTTCTTTGCTAGAAGTTCTGCTTTCCAGCCCAAATGTTTTGCACTCAgatgcagctcctggggcctgTAGAGCTGCTAATACAAGAGCAGAATGGAAGTTCTTCAGCTTCCTTGGGCAACCTGAGGCCCTCCTGCCAAGCACTCCCTGTGACACAAACAAGACCTTATACCCTCTGTTGttccctttccttccaggaAACAAGTCTGACCTAAGTGACCTTAGAGAGGTTCAGCTGGAGGaagcccagagcctggctgagCACTATGACAACATCATCTGTGCCATAGAGACCTCTGCGAAGGACTCCAGCAACGTGGAGGAGGCCTTTGTGAAGGTGGCCACAGAGCTGATGATGAGGCATGGAGGGCCCATGTTCAGTGAGAAGAACACTGACAGCATCAAGCTTGACAGCAAGGACGTTGTGGAAGGCTGGGGGTGTGGTTGCTGATAAGAGCTAGCTGATATCCCTAACTTTACTGGAATTTAGATGGTGCTTCACCCTAATGCTGAGTAGCATGGTAGCCAtattctcctcctcctcctcctgtgaAACCAGCAGTTTTGTAGAAGTTAGACACAATCCTGTTTGCTTTGgtgtcttatttttaaaaagggactTTGGAGAGGTGGTCCTAAAAGTCAGACCCTCTGAAAAACGTACTCAACACTTGTCCCCAcggttttattttctgtaaccTTCGTACGAGTTACAAAAATGGAGGAAATTACTTTGAACTTGGTATTTTGGGGTGGGAAGACATTTGGTTGGGAAAGAGACAAATGCTCAGACCTTTGGGTCTGCATCAAGCAGGGAATTGGTGGCAAAGGAGGTCACTTTTAGAATAGGCGATCTTGACAGTATCTCTTCAAATCCTCACCACTCCACCAGTGACCAGGAAGTGTCAGTGTCTTTGATAATGGTATTTCAAGGGCCAGATTAGCCAAGGTTTTGATTACAGGACCAAATAGCAGTCACCTGTGCTAGGGCATATGGATTGCTAGTTGCTGTTGGAGCAGGCCCAGGTGGGGGAGCTTCTCTCAGGTTTTGTTATCATTTGAAGTTTTTAACAGTAAGCAAAACCAGCCTGAGCACTGTCACTGGACCAGGGTGGTGATTTAAAGCAGCCTTGAGGAGAGGGAAGATGCATTTCATTTGCCTGTTGTTTGCACAGTGATAGCTCCTTTATCCAGGTGGAAGCATCACTGAGATTTTGCCCTCAGGTCTCATCATTTCATTCCACAGCTCAAACCTGCACCACTGGAAACAGGAACTGGAGAAACCTTGAAGTGACTGTAGCCAAGATCTTTTGCCATGTGCCTAGTGGTCAAATAACAGGGTTCACTCTGGTCAGACATTTGGTGTTAAATTACCAGAGTGCATAAGTGGCATAAgtggatttgatttttttattggttttgttttttaaaccaTCTCTTTAAACACTGCATGGGCATATAATGGGAAAGAAGACCTCAGAATAGCTGAGAACTGCATGAGTGCAACTTCTTGGTTGTGAGAAACCAGTGTCTTTTCCAATTATTCCCTCCCAGCTTTGTACCCAAATGTTCCCCTCTCCCTGTCACAAGTTACCAGttgcttttcatttctttaaaacacTCAGCAGGAAAAATCTTTCACAGTGAATCAGAAGTCTCCACAAAGTAAAATAGATTTCATAATGCAGCTCTGTAGAGTCCCTTGTAGATGTAGCTGAGGTGCTGGTGGATTCCTCTGCAGTTACACTCTGCAGTTGCACCTTACAAAAGTGGATTTGGaaagagagcaggagcagcaataTTTTAAACTCTGCAGATAAGGCAGAGGTGTTCAGGTATGGCAAGGGAGTTTTGCAATCCTGATAATTGGAAGGAGTCACTTTCAAGAAGCACCATTTGAAGTGAGTCTTGTCTCTTTGAAAAATCCAGGTCAAAAAGGACTTGAATTGTTCTGCTATGAGGGCTGCACCAGTCCAGTCATCCACCATACCCAGTGTCATGAAAACTAGGAAGATTTAGGAAAGGGCTAATGGATACCAATTTTAATCCTATTCATCTTCCTGTAGCAAATATTGAAGCATTCTCTGctctttctggttttttaaACTGTGAGGTAGATAACTGAGGAGTAATGTGTGCTTTGTAGCCTGTTTGCTTCTGTCTAAGGGGttagttttcaaattttatagTTGTGAGAATGAAAAGGCCTTAAATTTTTCAACTAGTATAGTTTTcacaattctgtattttctacagaagggcaggctgagctgcagtaCTTGGTAGTGGTTTTGGATGGTCTTCCAGGATATTCCTACTTCCAAAGACAGTAGGCAATAAATGCCCAGTTAGGCAGTTGGGAATGGGaatgaaaatgggaattttccaAACCCTGGAGTTGTTGGTTTATTCCCCACGTTCTGCTCTCAGGAGAAACTGTGAAGACAGTCCAAGCCAAAACTGAGTGCTGGTGGCTGCTTTTGCTGCTGGAGAGGTCCTTCAGGTACAGAATATTTGCAAACATTTGGGTTTCTGTTGCAGTTTGGATCCGCAGGTCGTGGTCCTGcagttctgctggagcagggacccCCAGATGAGCTCAGcccccactgcctgcagcaTTAGTGCCAAATTACTGACTGCTGGGGAAAACCCATGTGCATTTAAGAACAGTATTGCTACTTCTCAGACTGACATCCATAGTTTACATAGCAACTCATCTTAAAACTGGAACAAGAAGCAAAATGAACAGAAATCCTGCTTCCAGTGCAGCCAGTGAGTGATTGTGTTCTTACAGTAGATGAAGAACTGAGGAATTGTTGatccattttcttcattttgagGTTTGTTTAGTGAATAAGTAGAGTTAGACCAGGCACTTCACTTTTCATTACAATTTGCCTGGATTTAGCTCTTAAACTAGGCTTGAAGGGTGAGGCTCTGTCTGCAGGTCAGTCTGGTTCAGTCAGAATACAGCAATACAGCAGCAGAGATTTGTTTGCTGTACTTTAAATGAAGGCACCAGTTCCAGTTAGTTTTCAGTTTCCTGCAGAAAGCTAAAACCATGGCTTTAAATCAGTTTTGTCTTTTAACTCTTGGCTCTTCTGTCTTGTAACAAGTGGAGTACAAGTTTGCCTGCCCTCCTAACTGACCAAAAGAAATAGAAGacttggtttatttttaattttttttttgaagaaacCTGAAGACCTGGTTTATTTTTTAGGTTAGCAGATGGTGGTGCTTGGGCTGCCAGTAGTTAAAGTTTATTTTGATTACCAAATCCTTCCTTTGTTCACTGCCCACTAGGCTGGGAGCTTCTTGaccagaaataaacagaaaatgtggAGCTTTGCACTGCTCTGCTGAAGCCTTTATCAAACCCGGGACTCACACACAGCTGTGGAATTCAGGCATTCAGGAATTGGGTTGTTTAACTCCATTAATCCTATTGAAACCAAAAGGCTACCTGGGTGGAGAGAGGGAGGAGCAATAAACCTGTGATTTACGGGTAAAAACCTGAGTTTCACCTCTCAGGGTATAAATGGGCACTGATGTACATCAAGTGAATAATTCAGTAGTGCTTGTTCAGAGTTCACAGCATAAACATTTGCCAAGAAATCTGTTTACTGCCAGTTGAACATTAACAAGGCTATGGTGCAGTAATTGCTTTTAAGCAGATCCCCTTGGCTGATCATGTATTTGCATTAGTATTTATCATTCCTTTTTGGCAGTACCAAAGTGTGCAAAAATATTACAAAAGCACAGGAGGGGACATTGATCTCTGCCTTGTAGCACTTGGGAGTGGAATGCAGAGGGAGATACTGAAATGAAAGCATCAGCAGAATGTGCTTCCCAGGAGCCTTTGTTACCCTTTGTATTGATTTTAAGCTAATTTTATCTCCAGTTTCTCATCCAGTCCATCATCATGGGTGGAACCCGTACAAATATTTATAATTACGTAAATATAAAACCACATAAATGTCAGCCCAGAAACCTGCTAATGTTTGCTTTGCGAAACAAAATTTGAGAAAAATGAGAATACTTGAGAACAGAGGAGAAGTCCTGATGATTTTCTTACTCTCACTGTACTGGCAAGCAGGTTTTTCAGAGGGGAAAATCAAATGAAGCCCAGCTAAAACCACTGATAGCTCTCCTATTAACTAATACTGATAGATTTCCAATAACTTGACCAAAAGTGGAGCTCTTTCTCCTTCTGGGTGCATGGACTGTCATGTGTGAAAACAAGGGTTTGGGAGATTGTCCTTTGGACATGGCATGCAAACTTGTCTTGAAAACTTGAAGACATTTTTTAACAGTGAGCCAAGAGCTGAATTCACACagacaggagagctgcagacaGATGCCTCCCAGTGTCTTCAAAAGCATCTTGGTACCATTGCAAATAAAGCACAGAACTTGTGTGGAAGTGATTTTGCACTAAAGGGAATAAttattggagaaaaaaaaaatcattaatgtGAAAAGCAGAGCATCTTGattattctgcatttttcatGTTCATTTCCTAGTTCAATGCTGTGCATAAGTaagattttttccctttataaaTGATATTAAAATAGATAAAGTGTGAAAAGTAGTTTGATACTTGacaaaataaatgctttctTAGGAGAGTGATAATATTGATGAGGAGAACTTTGCTGGTAGGGTTTGGTGGTGCAGCATCAGGGATTCCCCACAGAGTTGTGCTGGAATGATGTGAGACACAAAAACCATTCccaaaacaggggaagccagtGGGGAACACCAGACCCTGTCCTGCCTGCCAGACAGAAAACAGATACAGGCTGGTACTGAGCAGAAGGTGAATTTAGTTCTTTGTAACTGTTTTTAAAGATTTCTGTTTCAGATTTCTGATAGGCagatgtgctctgtgctgtcagcCAGATTTTCCCTCTCCTGTGCCTCACTCGCTGAGATCTGACAGGTAAAAACCCCTCAACTCCAGAGAAGGGAGCATCCCAGCCAGTCTGGCTCACACACACCTCtgggggggaaggaaaaaatctCTAATTCATATTGAATTCATTCACTGCATTCCAAAATTATCTGAGGGGTTTGGGTGATAACAGTGTTAAAATGGTTCTGCATTTTCTAGGACAAATCTGTTGCTTTTCAAGGTTTCTTCGAGAGATGCAGGCTGTACATTTCTAATCATCAGTAactattttgcttttaaactttCTTATCTCAATACTGACTAAATGATTTGGAATATG of the Passer domesticus isolate bPasDom1 chromosome 9, bPasDom1.hap1, whole genome shotgun sequence genome contains:
- the RAB43 gene encoding ras-related protein Rab-43 — encoded protein: MPGAAAPGAVPDPEESYDFLFKLVLIGDASVGKTCLVQRFKTGAFSERQGSTIGVDFTMKSLEIQGKRVKLQIWDTAGQERFRTITQSYYRSANGAILAYDISKRGSFLSIPRWIEDVRKYAGSNIVQLLIGNKSDLSDLREVQLEEAQSLAEHYDNIICAIETSAKDSSNVEEAFVKVATELMMRHGGPMFSEKNTDSIKLDSKDVVEGWGCGC